In the genome of Rhodamnia argentea isolate NSW1041297 chromosome 3, ASM2092103v1, whole genome shotgun sequence, one region contains:
- the LOC115757065 gene encoding 1-aminocyclopropane-1-carboxylate oxidase: protein MGSFPVIDLEKLNGEERGTTMAKIKDACENWGFFELVNHGVSHQLMDSVERLTKEHYKKCMEQKFKQMVASRGLEAVQSEIDDIDWESTFHLRHLPVSNISEVPDLEDDYRKAMKQFALELEKLAELLLDLLCENLGLEKGYLKKSFYGSKGPTFGTKVSNYPPCPKPDLIKGLRAHTDAGGIILLFQDDKVSGLQLLKDGQWVDVPPMHHSIVINLGDQLEVITNGKYKSIEHRVIAQSDGNRMSLASFYNPGSDAVIYPAPELVEKEEKGQAYPKFVFEDYMKLYAGLKFQAKEPRFEAMKTIEPSINLGPIATV from the exons atggggtcGTTCCCTGTGATTGATCTGGAGAAGCTGAATGGTGAAGAGAGAGGAACCACCATGGCCAAGATCAAAGATGCCTGCGAAAACTGGGGCTTCTTTGAG TTGGTGAACCATGGGGTATCCCACCAGCTGATGGACAGTGTGGAGAGGCTGACCAAGGAGCACTACAAGAAGTGCATGGAGCAAAAGTTCAAGCAGATGGTGGCGAGCAGAGGCCTTGAGGCCGTCCAGTCCGAGATCGACGACATCGACTGGGAGAGCACCTTCCACCTCCGCCATCTCCCGGTCTCCAACATCTCCGAGGTCCCCGATCTCGAAGACGACTACCG GAAGGCAATGAAGCAATTTGCACTAGAGTTGGAGAAGCTAGCAGAGCTGCTTCTGGACTTGCTCTGTGAGAATCTTGGCTTGGAAAAAGGTTACTTGAAGAAATCCTTTTATGGATCTAAAGGCCCGACCTTCGGCACCAAGGTGAGCAACTACCCGCCGTGCCCGAAGCCAGACCTCATCAAGGGGCTCCGAGCCCACACCGACGCCGGCGGCATCATCCTCCTCTTCCAGGACGACAAGGTCAGCGGCCTCCAGCTCCTCAAGGACGGCCAGTGGGTCGACGTGCCGCCGATGCATCACTCCATCGTCATCAACTTAGGCGACCAACTCGAG GTCATTACGAACGGCAAGTACAAGAGCATCGAGCACCGCGTGATCGCGCAGAGCGACGGGAACCGGATGTCCCTCGCGTCGTTCTACAACCCCGGGAGCGACGCGGTCATATACCCGGCGCCGGAGCTGgtggagaaagaagagaagggcCAAGCGTACCCCAAGTTTGTGTTCGAGGACTACATGAAGCTCTACGCGGGGCTCAAGTTCCAGGCCAAGGAGCCGAGGTTCGAGGCCATGAAGACCATCGAGCCATCCATCAATTTGGGTCCAATTGCAACTGTTTGA
- the LOC115757066 gene encoding 1-aminocyclopropane-1-carboxylate oxidase-like, whose amino-acid sequence MESFPVIDLEKLNGEERGTTMAKIKDACENWGFFELVNHGLSHQLLDSVERLNKEHYKKCMEQKFKQMVASKGLEAVQSEIDDIDWESTFHLRHLPVSDISEVPDLEEDYRMAMKQFALELEKLAELLLDLLCENLGLEKGYLKRAFHGSKGPTFGTKVSNYPPCPKPDLIKGLRAHTDAGGIILLFQDDKVSGLQLLKDGQWVDVPPMRHSIVINLGDQLEVITNGKYKSIEHRVIAQSDGNRMSLASFYNPGSDAVIYPAPELAEKEEKGQVYPKFVFEDYMKLYAGRKFQAKEPRFEAMKTIEPSLNSGPIATV is encoded by the exons atggagtcGTTCCCTGTGATTGATCTGGAGAAGCTGAATGGTGAAGAGAGAGGAACCACCATGGCCAAGATCAAAGATGCCTGCGAAAACTGGGGCTTCTTCGAG TTGGTGAACCATGGGCTATCACACCAACTGTTGGACAGTGTGGAGAGGCTGAACAAGGAGCACTACAAGAAGTGCATGGAGCAAAAGTTCAAGCAGATGGTGGCAAGCAAGGGCCTCGAGGCCGTTCAGTCCGAGATCGACGACATCGACTGGGAGAGCACCTTCCACCTCCGCCATCTCCCGGTCTCTGACATCTCTGAAGTCCCCGATCTCGAAGAAGATTACCG GATGGCAATGAAGCAGTTCGCGCTAGAGTTGGAGAAGCTGGCTGAGCTGCTTCTGGATTTGCTCTGTGAGAATCTTGGCTTGGAAAAAGGTTACTTGAAGAGAGCCTTTCACGGGTCTAAAGGCCCCACCTTCGGCACCAAGGTGAGCAACTACCCGCCGTGCCCGAAGCCGGACCTCATCAAGGGGCTCCGGGCCCACACCGACGCCGGCGGCATCATCCTCCTCTTCCAGGATGACAAGGTCAGCGGCCTCCAGCTCCTCAAGGACGGCCAGTGGGTCGACGTCCCTCCGATGCGTCACTCCATCGTCATCAACTTAGGCGACCAACTAGAG GTCATTACGAACGGCAAGTACAAGAGCATTGAGCACCGGGTGATCGCGCAGAGTGACGGGAACAGGATGTCCCTCGCGTCGTTCTACAACCCCGGGAGCGACGCGGTCATATACCCGGCGCCGGAGCTGgcggagaaagaagagaaaggccAAGTGTACCCCAAGTTTGTGTTCGAGGACTACATGAAGCTCTACGCGGGGCGCAAATTCCAGGCCAAGGAGCCGAGGTTCGAGGCCATGAAGACTATCGAGCCATCCCTCAATTCGGGTCCAATTGCAACTGTTTGA